In Carboxydothermus pertinax, the sequence TTTCTTTTAATAGTGATGATTGTGAGCATTATTATTTTTTCTCTGTTAGGGGACCAAAACTTACTGGGGCGAATTTTAAGTAGAATTATTCTGATACCGGTGGTAGCCGGGGTAAGCTATGAAGTGTTAAAAGGGTCGGCCCAAATAAGTAATACCCTTTTGGGCAAGGTTTTAACGGCGCCGGGACTGTGGTTGCAGAAGCTTACCACCCGGGAGCCGGACGACAGTATGCTGGAAGTGGCCATAACATCGTTAAAAGCGGTAATAAAGGATGAGGTGAAGGCTTAATGTTTGATAAGTTAGAGCAACTGGAAGAAAAATACGAGGAACTTTCCCGGCTTATTTCCGACCCGGAGGTAATCTCTGACACAAAGCGGTGGCAGGGTTACGTCAAAGCCCATGCGGAAATTGAAGAAATAGTTCAGGTCTACCGGGAATATAAAAAGACCAAAAAGGAAATTGAAGATGCAGAAATGATGTTAGATGAAAAACTTGACCCGGAATTTCGGGAACTGGTGCAAAGGGAGCTTCAAGAACTAAAAGACCGGCGGGAGGAATTAGAAGCAAAGCTTAAAATCCTTCTTCTCCCTAAAGACCCCAACGATGAGAAAAACGTCATTATGGAAATCCGGGCGGGGGCCGGTGGGGAGGAAGCAGCCCTTTTTGCGGGTGACCTTTTCCGGATGTATTCCAAGTATGCCGACCGGATGGGCTGGAAAGTGGAAATTATGGACAGTAACCCTACCGACCTAGGCGGTTTTAAAGAAGTCATCTTTACCATTGAAGGTAAAGGGGTATATTCGCGGATGAAATTTGAAAGCGGGGTCCACCGGGTACAAAGGGTTCCTACCACCGAATCGGGTGGCCGGATTCATACCTCTACCGCTACGGTAGCGGTTTTACCGGAAGCGGAGGAAGTGGAAGTGGAGATAAACCCCAATGACCTAAGAATCGATGTGTTCTGCTCGTCGGGGGCTGGTGGCCAGCACGTAAACAAGACCGAGTCGGCGGTACGGATTACCCATATCCCTACGGGTATTGTGGTGTCCTGTCAGGACGAAAAGTCGCAGCTGAAAAATAAAGAACGGGCGATGAAGATCCTCCGGGCCCGCCTTTTAGATAAAGCCCGGCAGGAACAGGAAGCAGAGCTGGCGTCTGCCCGGAAGTCCCAGGTGGGTACCGGGGACCGCAGTGAGCGCATTAGAACCTACAACTTTCCCCAAAACCGGGTTACTGACCACCGGATTGGCTTAACCCTTCACCGCTTGGATGCGGTTTTAGAAGGGGATTTAGATGAAATTATTGATGCGTTAATTACCACTGACCAGGCAGAGCGCTTAAAGCAGGTGGACAGTAATGCCTAAAACCCTGCGGGAGGCGCTTTTATGGGCAAAAGAAGTTTTAGCTAAGGCCGGCATTGAAATGCCAGCCTTAGATGCTGAAGTCTTACTTGCCCATGTCCTTGGTATAAGCCGGGTAGGTATTTACACTAAAACCGACCGGATTCTGTCGGATTTTGAATGGGAACGCTTTACTGACCACGTAAAGCGGCGGGCGGCAAGAATACCGCTGGCATATCTTACCGGAAAAAAGGAGTTTTACGGTTTAGATTTTTTTGTAACTCCCGAAGTATTAATCCCTCGTCCGGAGACGGAACTCATGGTCGAAGAAGGAATAAGTTTTTTACGTAAATACCGGGGGCTTAAGTTAATCGCTGACGTAGGTACCGGTTCGGGGGCGGTGGGGATTTCTATTGCCCGCCATATCCCCTTAGGTTTATTTTTTCTTTTAGATATTTCTCAGGAAGCTTTAAAAGTTGCTAAAGTTAATGCTCGCCACCATGGGGTTTATGACCGGGCAATCTTTGGTCAGGGGGATTTACTGGAGCCCCTTTTTTATCTGGATTTTAAAGGGAAGTTCTCCTTGATAACCGCAAACCTTCCCTATATACCAACCGGTGAATTGAAAGACCTTATGCCTGAAGTAAAAAAAGAACCGACTTTAGCTTTAGATGGTGGCTATGATGGTTTAGAACTTTACCGCCGTTTATTACCCCAGGCCCATCAACTTTTAGCGGATGAGGGGATAATACTTTTAGAAATTGCCCCGTACCAGGGAAAAGCTATAACCGAAGAAACCCGGAGCCTTTTTCAAGGGGAAATCAAAAAAGATTTAGCCGGAAAAGACCGGCTGGTAGTTTTAAGAAAAAAATAACATCGCCCGGGGGCAAGGGATGCTCCAGGGCGATGTTTATTTTTTCCGGGATGTTGGAGATTAGCCATAGATATTTTAGCCGCACCTACAACTTTCTTTTTAGGAATTTTAACCGAATTTTAAGAAAACTTGCCGGAAAAACTTAATTAAAGTAAGATAATGTATATGAAAATAACCTCATAGTGAACAAAGGTGCAAAAATGGAGACCAAAATTTTAACGGTAAATCCTGAAAATCCCGAACTACATATTATCAATGAAGCGTCCGCGTACATTAAAAAAGGAGAGCTAGTGGCGTTTCCTACCGAGACGGTTTATGGTTTAGGAGCCGATGCCTTTAACTCCGCGGCGGTATTAAAAATCTTTGCAGCCAAGGGGCGTCCTCAGGATAATCCTTTAATTATTCATATTGCCCGGCACGAAGATATATATAAAGTAGCTGCTAAGGTTGATTCTAGAGCCCAAAGACTTATCGAGAAATTTTGGCCGGGCCCTTTAACTTTAGTCCTGCCCCGGCGGGCAGAAGTTCCTGAGGTGGTTTCCGCCGGCCTTCCTACCGTTGCGGTGCGCCTTCCCGACCATCCGGTGGCGGTGATGCTGATCGAAGCGGCAAAAACCCCCATTGCCGCTCCCAGTGCCAATCGGTCTGGACGACCCAGTCCTACCAGTCCCGAGCATGTGCTTGAAGACTTATCCGGGAAAATTGCGGCGGTGTTAGCTGGCGGGTCTTGCCGCATAGGAGTTGAGTCGACGGTATTAGATTTAACGGTAGAGCCTCCGGTAATCCTAAGACCAGGAGGAATAACTCCGGAAATGTTGGCGGAAGTCTTAGGCGAGGTTCGCCACTTTAGTCCCCAAGACCTGAAGGCACCTAAGGCGCCGGGGATGAAATACCCCCATTATGCCCCGAAAGCGCCGCTTTATCTTATAAAAGCTCCGGATATTGGGGATAGCGCCCGGAACTATCTTTCCCAGGGTAAAAAAGTGGGCTTACTGGTATCTTATGAAACCCGGGAAAAATATTTAAAAGCTTTCAAAGGTAAGCTTTTAACCCTGGGGAGTCAAAGTAATCCTTCCGAACTTCTCCATAATTTATACGATAAACTCCGGGAATTTGACCGGATGGATGTGGAAATTATTTTAGCGGAGACCTACCCCGAGGAAGGTCTTTATTTGGCCTTGATGAACCGCTTAAAAAAAGCAGCAGCGGGCAAGTTTATATCATAATTGGGAGGACTACAATGAGTTTTTGGGAAATTACTTTACTGGCAGTGGCTTTGGGTACCGACTCCTTTTCCCTGTGTGTAGGTCTGGGGATGGGGCGAATTAAACGGCAGGAAATTATCGCCCTATCCCTTACAGTTTTAGTTTACCATATCGTAATGCCTATTCTTGGCTGGTATGCTGGTGATTTAACGGGAAGGTTTTTGGGAAGGGTTGCCACTTATATCGGTGCTGCTATCTTAATCTACCTGGGCTATAAAATGATAAGGCAAGGTCTTTCTCCGGAAGACAAGCTTCCAACTATTAATTATAATCTCGCTGGACTTTTAATCATTGGCCTTTCGGTTAGTATGGATGCTTTATCGGTAGGCTTTACCCTGGGCACGGTAAAAGTAAACCTCTGGCTAGTTGCTCTCACCACTGGTATTATAGCCGGCTTAATGACCCTGGCCGGGCTAATAACAGGTCGAAGGGTAAGCAAAGTTTTCGGGGAACGGGCTCAATTAGTAGGTGGGCTAATTTTATTATTAATTGCGGGGAAGCTTATCTTTTAGGGGGTGAGGTATGAACATCTTATTTGTATGCACCGGTAATACCTGCCGAAGCCCAATGGCCCAATATTTATTTAATAAAATTGCAGCTGAAAAAGGTCTGGCCCACGAAGCGCTGTCGGTGGGGCTTTATGCCTTGGACGGCGACCCTGCTACGGAGCAGGCGGTGCAAGCCCTTCAGGAGGAAGGGATTGACCTTTCCTCCCATAAAGCAACCCGCCTTTTTGAAGGGATTACCCGGGAGGCAGACCTCATCTTGACTATGAGCCGGGGACATAAAGAAGCTCTTTTACAACTTTTTCCCGACCTGGGAAACAAAGTATATACCTTAAAAGAATATGTAGGTGAAGAAGGCGATGTAGCCGATCCCTTTGGCGGGGACATTGAGGTCTACCGGCAGACGGCTTTGGAGTTGAAACAGCTTATTTTAAAATTAATTGCTAAAATTGAAGCTAAAGGAGCGGAGGAAGATGAAAATAGCGATCGGGTCTGATCATGCAGGATTTAACTTGAAAGAAGAAGTTAAAAAGCATTTGGAAAAAAAAGGCCTTTTGGTCCTTGATAAAGGCACGTTTTCAGCGGAAGCTGTCGATTACCCCGACTTTGGCGAAGCTGTGGCGGAAGCGGTGGTAAAAAAAGAAGCGGATTTTGGTATTGTAATCTGCGGCACGGGGATAGGTATTTCCATTGCTGCCAATAAAGTGCCCGGCATTCGAGCAGCTTTATGCTCGGATACTTTTTCTGCTCATTCGGCCCGGGAGCATAACAATGCCAACGTCTTAGCCTTGGGGGCCCGGGTAGTGGGGACAGGCCTTGCTCTTGACATAGTAGATACTTTTCTGGGAGCCTCCTTTGAAGGTGGCCGCCACGCCCGCCGGGTAGAAAAAATAGCGGGAATAGAGAAGAAATATTTGAGATAAGATGTGAGAAATGGAAACAAGGTTTTTTCTTACTTCTAATTTCCAAGTATCTATAATAAAAGGGAGCGTGAAAAAATGACCCATCTAAATTTTCGCTTAAAAGAGGTAGACCCCGAAATTTTTGCGGCGATGGAGCAAGAACTCTCCCGGCAACGGGAAAAGATTGAGCTTATTGCCTCCGAAAACTTTGTAAGCCGGGCCGTAATGGAGGCGATGGGTAGCCACCTTACCAATAAGTACGCCGAAGGTCTTCCTGGCAAACGGTACTACGGGGGCTGCGAATATGTGGACGTGGTGGAAAATCTGGCCCGGGAGCGGGCTAAACAGCTTTTTGGCGCGGAGCACGTCAACGTTCAACCCCATTCCGGCGCTCAGGCCAACATGGCAGCCTATATGGCTTTTTTGGAACCAGGCGATACGGTTTTGGGGATGAATCTTGCCCACGGGGGACACCTAACCCACGGAAGTCCGGTAAATTTTTCCGGAAAACTTTACAACTTTATAAGCTACGGGGTCGAACCGGATACCGAAAAAATAAATTACGAAAAGGTCTTTGAGCTTGCCTATAAACATAAGCCCAAGATGATTGTTGCCGGGGCGTCAGCTTATCCCCGGGTGATCGACTTTCGGCACTTAAAGGAAATTGCCGATGAAGTAGGCGCTTATCTCATGGTTGACATGGCCCATATTGCCGGATTAGTTGCGGTAGGGCTCCATCCCTCTCCAATCCCATATGCCGATGTGGTCACCACTACCACCCATAAAACCCTGCGTGGCCCCCGGGGCGGTGTAATTTTCTGCAAAGCCGAACACGCCGCCAAAATCGATAAAACCGTTTTTCCAGGGGTGCAGGGGGGCCCCTTAATGCATGTTATTGCCGCAAAAGCGGTGGCTTTTAAAGAAGCCTTAACTCCGGAATTTAAAGAGTACCAGCAGCAAGTGGTGAAAAACGCTAAAGCTTTAGCCCAGGAATTGGGGCATCAAGGCTTAAGATTAGTATCGGGTGGTACTGATAACCATCTAATGCTGGTCGATGTGCGCCCAGTCGGACTTACCGGTAAAAGGGCAGAACAACTCTTGGATGAAATTGGGGTTACGGTAAACAAAAATGCTATTCCCTATGATCCCGAATCCCCTAACGTCACTTCGGGCATTCGGATTGGCACCCCGGCGGTAACTTCTCGGGGCATGAAAGAAGGAGAAATGGCTGAAATTGCCGAAATTATAGCTCTGGTCTTAAAGAACCCGGAAAAGGAAGAAAAACACCGGGAGGCAGCCCGAAAAGTACAGGACCTGTTAAATCGCTTCCCGCTGTACGATAAGTTACCGTATAATGGGTAAATTTCCTTAGGGTCGACTCTATTAGAAGTAAGAGGTGTGAAGTGGGATGTGTGAAAATAAAAAATCTCACCTCTAACCTCTCACCTCTCACTTCTCAAAGAGGTGTTTTCATGCGTCCGTCCTGGGATGAGTATTTTATGCAAATAACCGAGGTAGTAAAGACCCGCTCCACCTGCCTGCGGCGGCAGGTAGGTGCGGTTTTGGTAAAAGATAATCGGGTTTTAGCTACCGGCTATAACGGTGCTCCCAAAGGGGTTGCCCACTGCGAGACCGTGGGCTGCCTTCGGGAGCAGGAGCACATCCCCTCCGGCCAACGCCACGAACTCTGCCGGGGGCTTCACGCTGAACAAAACGCCATAATCCAGGCGGCGGTTTATGGAGTATCTACTCCCGGTAGCACTATCTATATAACCCACCAGCCCTGCTCTCTGTGTGCCAAAATGCTGATCAATGCCGGGGTAGTCCGGGTGGTTTACAAAGGGGAGTATCCGGATCCTCTGGCGATGCGGCTTTTTCAGGAAGCGGGAATTTTAGTGGAAAAGTACGGGGAGGGATAAAATGGAGCAAAAAATTATTGCACTACCCCGTTTAAATGGACTTACACCTACTTTAGAGTCTACGGCTTTAAAACTTATGGAAGAAGCCGGGGAGTTGGCCCAGGCTATTGGCAAGTTTCGCGGGCTTTCCGGGGAGCGGGGCTTATCCGAAGAAGAAGTGGCCAAGCTTATTACCAAGGAGCTCCTTGATGTAGCCCAGACGGCAGTATCGATGATGTTTGTTTTAGAAGAAATGTACGGCGTAGATATTGAAAAAGCCCTAAGAGAGCATATTGATAAACTAATCCAAAAAGGATATTTAAAACGGTAGCCGGTGGTCGGTGTTAAGCGGTTGGTAAACGAAAAAATAAATTACCCTCCACCGACTACCATTTAGAAAGGAGTAGCGATGCCGAAAATACTTTTAATCTTTGGTACTCGGCCGGAAGCCATAAAAATGGCGCCGGTGTATAAAATATTAAAAGAATCTCCGGAATTTGAAACGAGCTTAGCGGTTACCGCCCAGCACCGAGAAATGCTGGACCAGGTTTTAGAGCTTTTTAACATTACTCCGGACTTCGACTTAAACCTGATGACCCCCCGGCAGACCCTGCCGGATTTAACCGCCCGGGCCCTTTTAGGTCTTGCGGACGTTTTAGAAGAGGCCAGGCCCGATATGGTATTAGTCCACGGCGATACCACCACTACCTTTGTGGGGGCTCTAGCAGCCTTTTACCGGCAAATCCCGGTAGGCCACGTGGAAGCAGGCCTTCGCACCGGGAATAAATACTCCCCCTGGCCGGAGGAAATGAACCGTAAACTTACCGGGGCGCTAACCGATCTTCATTTTGCACCAACCAAAACTTCCCGGGACAACCTCTTAAAAGAAGGGGTAAGCCCGGAAAAAATTTTTGTCACCGGTAATACCGTCATTGATGCGCTTTTTTACACTGTAAAAGAAAACTATAAGTTTAGCCCGGAAATAGAAAAGATCCTAAACCAGCCGGGCAGGATTATTTTAATGACCACCCACCGGCGGGAAAACTGGGGAGAACCGTTAAAAAATATCTACCGCGGGGTATTGAAAATCCTTGCCGAGGTCGAAGACGTCCGCATAGTTTTTCCGGTCCATAAAAACCCGGTGGTCCGGGAAGCGGTAAAAGAAGTAATGGGGGAGCATCCCCGGGTCTACTTAGTAGAACCTATGGACTACGAACCTTTTGCTAATTTAATGGCCCGGTCGTACCTGGTACTTACCGATTCCGGCGGGATGCAGGAAGAAGCCCCGTCTTTAGGTAAGCCGGTGTTGGTGTTAAGGGATACTACTGAACGACCGGAAGCGGTAGAGGCAGGAACGGTGCGGTTAATTGGTAGCGGTGAAGAGGCGGTTTATCGAAATTTAAAAGAGCTTCTTACCGACAAAGAAGCGTATCATAAAATGGCCAATGCCGTAAACCCCTATGGCGATGGTAAAGCGGCTCAAAGAATATATCAAGCATTAAAGTATTATTATAAAATAGACCCAACTCCTCCGGAAGAATTTTCTGCAAATTCTTGAGAATGTTATCACTAAGCAGGATTTTGCTTTATTATGTTGAATAAAGTAAAATGGCTTATTTTAGCGGGGGTGGCGGGATGCCGGAAAAGGGCAACGGCAACAAAAACCCTTATTATTTTTTGGCAAGATCCGTGCAACTGGCTACCACCATGGTATTTTCCGTGGTAGGTGGTGTTTGGCTGGGAGGCATCCTGGATAAAAAGTTTGCCACCTATCCCTGGCTTACCTTTGTTTTTTTGGTGCTAGGGGTCGCTACCGCTTTTAAAGTGATTTTTGAATTTACCCGGGAAAAATAACATGATAAAAAAGAAACTAATTTTTATTTTTGTTTTACCCCTTCTTTTTACAGCAGTTGCTTATTTC encodes:
- a CDS encoding manganese efflux pump MntP, which codes for MSFWEITLLAVALGTDSFSLCVGLGMGRIKRQEIIALSLTVLVYHIVMPILGWYAGDLTGRFLGRVATYIGAAILIYLGYKMIRQGLSPEDKLPTINYNLAGLLIIGLSVSMDALSVGFTLGTVKVNLWLVALTTGIIAGLMTLAGLITGRRVSKVFGERAQLVGGLILLLIAGKLIF
- the prfA gene encoding peptide chain release factor 1, with translation MFDKLEQLEEKYEELSRLISDPEVISDTKRWQGYVKAHAEIEEIVQVYREYKKTKKEIEDAEMMLDEKLDPEFRELVQRELQELKDRREELEAKLKILLLPKDPNDEKNVIMEIRAGAGGEEAALFAGDLFRMYSKYADRMGWKVEIMDSNPTDLGGFKEVIFTIEGKGVYSRMKFESGVHRVQRVPTTESGGRIHTSTATVAVLPEAEEVEVEINPNDLRIDVFCSSGAGGQHVNKTESAVRITHIPTGIVVSCQDEKSQLKNKERAMKILRARLLDKARQEQEAELASARKSQVGTGDRSERIRTYNFPQNRVTDHRIGLTLHRLDAVLEGDLDEIIDALITTDQAERLKQVDSNA
- the prmC gene encoding peptide chain release factor N(5)-glutamine methyltransferase — its product is MPKTLREALLWAKEVLAKAGIEMPALDAEVLLAHVLGISRVGIYTKTDRILSDFEWERFTDHVKRRAARIPLAYLTGKKEFYGLDFFVTPEVLIPRPETELMVEEGISFLRKYRGLKLIADVGTGSGAVGISIARHIPLGLFFLLDISQEALKVAKVNARHHGVYDRAIFGQGDLLEPLFYLDFKGKFSLITANLPYIPTGELKDLMPEVKKEPTLALDGGYDGLELYRRLLPQAHQLLADEGIILLEIAPYQGKAITEETRSLFQGEIKKDLAGKDRLVVLRKK
- a CDS encoding deoxycytidylate deaminase — protein: MRPSWDEYFMQITEVVKTRSTCLRRQVGAVLVKDNRVLATGYNGAPKGVAHCETVGCLREQEHIPSGQRHELCRGLHAEQNAIIQAAVYGVSTPGSTIYITHQPCSLCAKMLINAGVVRVVYKGEYPDPLAMRLFQEAGILVEKYGEG
- a CDS encoding MazG-like family protein, whose protein sequence is MEQKIIALPRLNGLTPTLESTALKLMEEAGELAQAIGKFRGLSGERGLSEEEVAKLITKELLDVAQTAVSMMFVLEEMYGVDIEKALREHIDKLIQKGYLKR
- the rpiB gene encoding ribose 5-phosphate isomerase B, with protein sequence MKIAIGSDHAGFNLKEEVKKHLEKKGLLVLDKGTFSAEAVDYPDFGEAVAEAVVKKEADFGIVICGTGIGISIAANKVPGIRAALCSDTFSAHSAREHNNANVLALGARVVGTGLALDIVDTFLGASFEGGRHARRVEKIAGIEKKYLR
- the glyA gene encoding serine hydroxymethyltransferase yields the protein MTHLNFRLKEVDPEIFAAMEQELSRQREKIELIASENFVSRAVMEAMGSHLTNKYAEGLPGKRYYGGCEYVDVVENLARERAKQLFGAEHVNVQPHSGAQANMAAYMAFLEPGDTVLGMNLAHGGHLTHGSPVNFSGKLYNFISYGVEPDTEKINYEKVFELAYKHKPKMIVAGASAYPRVIDFRHLKEIADEVGAYLMVDMAHIAGLVAVGLHPSPIPYADVVTTTTHKTLRGPRGGVIFCKAEHAAKIDKTVFPGVQGGPLMHVIAAKAVAFKEALTPEFKEYQQQVVKNAKALAQELGHQGLRLVSGGTDNHLMLVDVRPVGLTGKRAEQLLDEIGVTVNKNAIPYDPESPNVTSGIRIGTPAVTSRGMKEGEMAEIAEIIALVLKNPEKEEKHREAARKVQDLLNRFPLYDKLPYNG
- a CDS encoding low molecular weight protein arginine phosphatase, giving the protein MNILFVCTGNTCRSPMAQYLFNKIAAEKGLAHEALSVGLYALDGDPATEQAVQALQEEGIDLSSHKATRLFEGITREADLILTMSRGHKEALLQLFPDLGNKVYTLKEYVGEEGDVADPFGGDIEVYRQTALELKQLILKLIAKIEAKGAEEDENSDRV
- a CDS encoding AtpZ/AtpI family protein — translated: MPEKGNGNKNPYYFLARSVQLATTMVFSVVGGVWLGGILDKKFATYPWLTFVFLVLGVATAFKVIFEFTREK
- the wecB gene encoding non-hydrolyzing UDP-N-acetylglucosamine 2-epimerase; this translates as MPKILLIFGTRPEAIKMAPVYKILKESPEFETSLAVTAQHREMLDQVLELFNITPDFDLNLMTPRQTLPDLTARALLGLADVLEEARPDMVLVHGDTTTTFVGALAAFYRQIPVGHVEAGLRTGNKYSPWPEEMNRKLTGALTDLHFAPTKTSRDNLLKEGVSPEKIFVTGNTVIDALFYTVKENYKFSPEIEKILNQPGRIILMTTHRRENWGEPLKNIYRGVLKILAEVEDVRIVFPVHKNPVVREAVKEVMGEHPRVYLVEPMDYEPFANLMARSYLVLTDSGGMQEEAPSLGKPVLVLRDTTERPEAVEAGTVRLIGSGEEAVYRNLKELLTDKEAYHKMANAVNPYGDGKAAQRIYQALKYYYKIDPTPPEEFSANS
- a CDS encoding L-threonylcarbamoyladenylate synthase, which gives rise to METKILTVNPENPELHIINEASAYIKKGELVAFPTETVYGLGADAFNSAAVLKIFAAKGRPQDNPLIIHIARHEDIYKVAAKVDSRAQRLIEKFWPGPLTLVLPRRAEVPEVVSAGLPTVAVRLPDHPVAVMLIEAAKTPIAAPSANRSGRPSPTSPEHVLEDLSGKIAAVLAGGSCRIGVESTVLDLTVEPPVILRPGGITPEMLAEVLGEVRHFSPQDLKAPKAPGMKYPHYAPKAPLYLIKAPDIGDSARNYLSQGKKVGLLVSYETREKYLKAFKGKLLTLGSQSNPSELLHNLYDKLREFDRMDVEIILAETYPEEGLYLALMNRLKKAAAGKFIS